In the Phaseolus vulgaris cultivar G19833 chromosome 7, P. vulgaris v2.0, whole genome shotgun sequence genome, one interval contains:
- the LOC137829823 gene encoding F-box protein At1g55000 translates to MGCCCDEDDGDIFRQLINSNFSSSSSSTANATVISPMNSHFSALSSTDILRLIFQNLPISDLARASCVCRLWNSVASQREMLTRAFVAPWKLNDIIGDPLSGSFWRDNSLAKFAISHLISRGDTVASLAVKYSVQVMNIKRLNNMISDHGIYSRERLLIPISSSDILINRTCFIELDVYAKREVAVLYPNDVPDTRTSYVSNRVSSEESNKKVVDSLKRSMHVDNETAQYYWSVSNGDPRAALAEFSADLKWDRQAGHS, encoded by the exons ATGGGTTGTTGTTGCGACGAAGACGACGGCGACATTTTCCGGCAACTCATCAATTCCAATTTCTCCTCCTCATCCTCCTCCACCGCCAACGCCACTGTGATCTCCCCCATGAATTCCCATTTCTCGGCACTCTCCTCCACCGACATCCTCCGCCTCATCTTCCAGAACCTTCCGATCTCCGATCTCGCTCGTGCCAGCTGCGTCTGCCGTCTCTGGAACTCCGTCGCCTCCCAGAGGGAGATGCTCACCAGAGCCTTCGTCGCCCCTTGGAAATTGAACGATATTATCGGCGACCCACTCTCTGGAAGCTTCTGGAGAGACAATTCCCTCGCCAAATTCGCCATCTCCCACCTCATTTCGCGCGGCGACACCGTGGCTAGCCTCGCCGTCAAGTACTCCGTTCAG GTAATGAACATAAAGCGCCTGAACAACATGATAAGCGACCATGGCATATACTCAAGGGAAAGGTTATTGATCCCTATTAGTAGTTCTGATATTCTGATTAACAGAACATGCTTTATTGAGCTGGATGTCTATGCAAAACGAGAAGTGGCTGTGCTGTATCCTAATGATGTACCGGACACGAGGACTTCCTATGTGTCAAACAGAGTTTCCTCGGAAGAAAGCAACAAAAAGGTGGTTGATTCCTTGAAGAGAAGCATGCATGTTGATAATGAAACAGCTCAATATTACTGGTCTGTTTCAAATGGTGATCCACGAGCGGCACTTGCCGAGTTTTCTGCAGACCTTAAGTGGGATAGGCAAGCAGGCCATTCATAG
- the LOC137829824 gene encoding microtubule-binding protein TANGLED-like, with protein MVARTPQKQKKLLAALNPVLIKETLNKVDQCVARLQELQYTVTGGTKVVSGVNLSPRSTRGYLRTSLRCKQESLRIKNGASRRSPVGKFPSNTGEWKRMSLPAMLVGETVGEILQASQFAREIVSAVGKKTAPDDPKTPMSQRSKKKAELENTQLRARRKKEKQTRVQNDGSPSLQRARSRINFKVSPPKVREFDKESNRYMANRVSPRNRPWARKTVLFPNPLFLSTHSSSQSQQQQFCKTRSPIISRNRGTTSHKFVIKSPSSPPRQQQNKSPVALRNRSGTPHKFLIKSPPSASKFHSKFQVPIKCPPTVSISPTRPVRLSRSPPKRSSSTASKFRRSFSPSRIASRLVSLSPLRSRKSVQKNDGFVSGLKQRPPSVQFPVRGI; from the exons ATGGTTGCAAGAACCCCACAAAAGCAGAAGAAACTTTTGGCGGCTCTCAATCCTGTTCTGATTAAAGAAACTCTAAACAAG GTGGATCAATGCGTCGCTCGGCTGCAGGAACTTCAGTACACTGTGACTGGTGGAACCAAGGTGGTGTCGGGGGTGAATCTCAGCCCTCGCAGCACAAGAGGTTATCTCAGAACAAGTCTCAGGTGCAAGCAAGAGTCACTCAG GATCAAGAATGGTGCATCAAGGAGATCTCCAGTGGGAAAGTTTCCATCAAACACAG GTGAATGGAAGAGAATGTCACTGCCTGCAATGCTTGTAGGCGAAACTGTTGGAGAAATTTTGCAGGCAAGTCAGTTTGCCAGGGAAATAGTCTCAGCAGTTGGAAAGAAAACTGCCCCAGATGACCCAAAAACTCCGATGTCTCAACGGAGCAAGAAGAAAGCAGAACTTGAAAACACACAACTGAGGGCCAGAAGGAAGAAAGAGAAGCAAACCAGAGTTCAGAATGATGGTTCTCCATCACTTCAAAGAGCTCGCTCCAGAATTAACTTTAAGGTTTCTCCTCCTAAGGTCAGAGAATTTGATAAAGAAAGCAACAGGTATATGGCAAATAGGGTGTCTCCCAGGAATAGGCCATGGGCTAGAAAAACTGTACTATTCCCCAACCCTTTGTTCCTTTCCACTCACTCTTCTTCACAGTCACAACAGCAACAGTTTTGCAAGACAAGGTCACCTATCATTTCAAGAAACAgaggaacaacatcacacaaatTTGTTATCAAGTCTCCATCTTCACCACCACGGCAGCAACAGAACAAGTCCCCTGTCGCATTAAGAAATAGGAGTGGAACACCTCACAAGTTTTTGATCAAGTCTCCACCGTCTGCTTCCAAATTTCATTCCAAATTTCAAGTCCCGATCAAATGCCCACCAACTGTTTCTATTTCACCCACAAGACCTGTAAGGTTGAGCAGGAGTCCTCCCAAGAGATCATCATCCACTGCATCTAAATTCCGTCGATCTTTCTCTCCTTCAAGAATTGCATCCAGATTGGTTTCACTTTCACCCTTAAGGAGCAGGAAAAGTGTACAGAAAAATGATGGGTTTGTAAGTGGACTCAAACAGCGCCCACCATCAGTGCAATTCCCTGTTAGAGGAATCTAA